A portion of the Lolium rigidum isolate FL_2022 chromosome 1, APGP_CSIRO_Lrig_0.1, whole genome shotgun sequence genome contains these proteins:
- the LOC124683110 gene encoding BTB/POZ and MATH domain-containing protein 3-like, protein MAACHIVPTRDSNIFRLRVRLPSSEDATPELLELSTVVAGCRFRTLYWPARTSPSDKFGIRPTGPVLKAAAKVSTHMVLLDKTGTPAPSIGTRFHVDGMFVLCAPREDVKANCVVDNHFVVLCSVNIEHHSDPAIPPWAPPSSSTENELPHLAHNLAVLWGKQELTDVSFDVGGESLGAHRLVLAAASPVFRAELYGPMAESNMTSSITIQDMEASTFRSMLHFIYHGSLPDAGKIAIPSTIAEYQHLLVAADRYAVERLKKICEDKLCADGITVDSVVSMLELAEQHVCSNLKARCFSFLADGDNFKVVATSGEYLRLMQSFPNLLAEARDRFKIPHEKPTIMDPGSHKKTRLC, encoded by the coding sequence ATGGCTGCTTGCCACATTGTCCCTACAAGAGACAGCAACATCTTCCGTCTCCGGGTAAGGCTCCCGTCGTCCGAGGATGCCACCCCTGAACTACTAGAGTTGAGCACGGTCGTTGCTGGATGCAGATTCCGTACGTTGTACTGGCCTGCACGCACGAGCCCCAGCGACAAGTTCGGTATCCGCCCGACTGGCCCCGTTCTGAAAGCCGCTGCCAAGGTGTCCACACACATGGTTTTGCTCGACAAGACCGGCACACCGGCACCTTCCATCGGGACTAGGTTTCACGTCGATGGTATGTTTGTGTTGTGCGCACCGAGAGAAGATGTCAAGGCCAACTGTGTTGTGGACAACCACTTCGTGGTGCTCTGCTCTGTGAACATTGAGCACCATTCAGATCCAGCGATCCCTCCATGGGCACCTCCGTCTTCATCAACGGAGAATGAGCTCCCACATTTGGCTCATAATCTGGCCGTGCTGTGGGGTAAACAAGAACTCACTGACGTTTCCTTCGACGTTGGAGGGGAGAGCCTCGGTGCACATCGCCTGGTGCTCGCGGCCGCATCACCAGTCTTTAGAGCGGAGCTGTACGGCCCCATGGCCGAAAGCAACATGACATCTAGCATCACCATCCAAGATATGGAGGCCTCCACCTTCAGATCTATGCTCCATTTCATATACCATGGTTCATTACCCGACGCTGGCAAGATAGCTATTCCTTCCACTATCGCAGAATACCAGCATCTGCTTGTGGCTGCTGACAGGTACGCGGTGGAGAGGCTAAAGAAGATCTGTGAGGACAAGCTATGTGCTGATGGTATCACGGTTGACAGTGTGGTTTCAATGTTGGAGCTGGCAGAGCAGCACGTCTGCTCCAATCTCAAGGCTAGGTGCTTTAGTTTCCTCGCCGATGGTGACAATTTCAAGGTGGTTGCGACATCTGGTGAGTACCTCCGTTTGATGCAGAGCTTTCCGAATCTCTTGGCTGAAGCACGCGATAGGTTCAAGATACCACATGAAAAGCCGACCATCATGGACCCTGGTTCTCACAAGAAAACTAGACTATGTTAG
- the LOC124683111 gene encoding 30S ribosomal protein S21, chloroplastic-like translates to MATAAAAQAFFSSPATPPLLQGGHRTSVAFFPRGSPPAAALALSLSVSAPASPWAPAANPKYHNAKADAGEEDVDAGELLRRFTREVARSGVMHEVRRRRRHEDARDKRKRKSRDAAWRLSRRRFRGPYPFDEEQGPKEGATDDDGHDNWDLPGGELPSYR, encoded by the exons ATGGCCACCGCGGCCGCCGCACAAGCCTTCTTCTCATCGCCGGCAACCCCTCCTCTCCTCCAAGGCGGACACCGAACCTCAGTCGCCTTCTTCCCGCGGGGATCACCTCCTGCAGCCGCcctcgccctctccctctcggtCTCCGCCCCCGCCTCGCCGTGGGCGCCGGCGGCCAACCCCAAGTACCACAACGCGAAGGCGGACGCGGGCGAAGAGGACGTGGATGCTGGCGAGCTCCTGCGGCGGTTCACGCGGGAGGTGGCGCGCTCCGGCGTCATGCACGAggtcaggcggcggcggaggcacgaGGACGCGCGGGACAAGCGCAAGCGCAAGTCCCGCGACGCCGCCTGGAGGTTAAGCCGGAG GCGCTTCAGGGGTCCATATCCATTTGACGAGGAGCAGGGACCGAAGGAGGGAGCCACCGACGACGATGGACATGACAATTGGGATCTTCCTGGAGGAGAGCTTCCTTCTTACAGATAA